The DNA region GTACCACCAGCGCCCGGCCGAGGAACTCTACGACCTGCGCGCCGATCCGGAGGAACGGCGCAACCTGGCGGGCGACCCGCGCCACGCCAGTCGGCTGCGAACCCTGCGTGCCGAGCTGGATGCCTGGATGACGGCGAGCGGGGATGCGGGCCGCGTCCCTGGCGAACCCTGATGAACGTCGCCCGAGCAAGGGCACGCCGGTCGCTCGAGCGGGCGCCGCGGCGTCTATCGGATGCTCGCGCGGCAGACGGCGACGAGCTTCCCCGCGCCGTCCCAGGCCTGTGCCTCGAAGGCGTGGCGTGACCGGCCAGGGCCGGCAATCTCCACCTCGGTGGGCGCAACGGCGCCGTCCACGGCGTCGATCGAGGGGACCGGTCGACCGTCCACGTACAGGTCCACCCGGGCGATCCTGCGGCTGTCCCTCGAGGTTGGCACCGTGGACGCCGCGGTGACCAGGACGCGGCGGGCGCCGTTGCCGCCGACGGGCGTCACCGACAGTCGGTACGACGGCCGTTGCCGAATCAGCCGTGCTGCCCGCGACAGCAGGTCGACGTTGTCGCTCAGGATGTCGCGCCTGGTCATGTAGTGCAGCACGTCGGGCAGGACGCCGAACTCCTCGAGCGGCGAGCCGGCGCGCAGGCCGACCCGCACGCTTCGCCGCATCGCGACGATGAGCTCGGCGCCCCTGGGCAGCTTCCTGAACGGCGAGGTCGGAGCCTGTTCCTGCGCTCGCAGCAGGTCGTCGAGCGACCAGAAGTTGGCGCCGCCGGCGCCGGTGTTGCCGCTGGTCCCGAGCACGGGGCCCACCTCGTTGTCCTGGAAGCCGGCGGCGAAAATGTCCGTGGCGCTGTAGGACAGGGCGTCGGTGATCAGCACGACCGGGCCGTAGTACACCTGGCCGACGCCGTTGCACAGCGGCTCGAGCGTGAGCGGGAAGCCCGCCGAGTAGGTCGCGCCGGTCATCACCGAGTCGCCGATCGAGGGCAGCCATCGCTCGAGGTTCCAGTCGTCAGGCGCGAACTTGCAGATCTGGAAGTTCAGCGGCGTGTTGAGAAACTCGAACGACTCCGGTTCGATGGTGTTGGGCGTGAGCAACTGCAGCAGCGATTCGGCCGCGCGGATGTTGCCGCCCGGGTTGCCGCGTACGTCGATGACCAGGCCATCCTGCGGAAAGCCGTCCCTGGTGATCAGCCGGGCGAACGCCGTGCGGAAGCGCCGCGCGTCCTCGACGTCGAAGCTGAAGATGCGGATGTAGCCCAGGGCCTGGCCGCGCACCGTCTTCTTCACCGCGTACAGGACGTCCTCGATCGAGCCGAGCGTCTCGGCGTCGGCGCGCGGGTAGAGGTCCTTCTTGACCTCGAGGATGCGCGTCCGCTTGACGTCGAGTGCGGTCCGCTTGCTGCTCGACCAGGCCGCGTCGTCGCCGGTGTCGCGGGTCGTGTGCACCAGCCAGGACGACCGATGGGTCGCGACGACACCGTTGTTGGCGCGGAAGACGATGTCCACCCACATCTCGTCGGGAGGCAGGGTGCTGTTGAGCGGACGGATCGTCAGGTTGTCGAGGCCGCGCGCGAACCGTGCATCGGGGTTGCTCCCGGCCTGCGACTCGCCGTTGATCTCGATGGCTCGCGCGATCGGCACGCCGTTCCACGCCAGCACCTCCACGCCGCGCTCGAACCGTGCCTCGCGACCGTCCTCCGACTGGCACCGCGCGTCCTCGTCGCGCAGCGCCGTGCGCGTCACGATGAAGTGCTCACCGCTGCGGTCGAAGCATTGCTCGATGAGGAAGGGCAGGAACGCGGTGCAGTCACGGAACGGCTGCGGCAGCAGGTAGAGCGTGTGCAGGTCGCGCGTCGACCCGAAGATCGACAGCATCCGCCGATGGAAGTCGATCGTGGGCTCGAGCGAAGCGTTCCACTCGGCGAGTTGGAACCTGAGGAGCTTGAGCTGCTGGATGGGGTCGATGGCGTGGATGGCCCGCTTCATCGGCAGGTGGACGTAGTTCATCTCCATCACCAGCAGCGCCTGCTCGACGATGCGCAGGCGCTCCTCCCTGGAGAGGCCGGCCCGCTTCTCGGCTCGCTCGAGGAAGGTGTCGAGGTCCTGCTCGGTGCGTCGCCCGTTGCGTGCGCGGGCGATGTCCATCAGGGCCCGCCGCTTGCCGATCTCGACTTCAGCCATGTTCCTCCGTCGGCGCCGGGCGCGCGTCACCGCGCCGGGGCGGGACGGGTCGGCCGCCGGGGAGTCCCCTGCGGCCGACCATCGTGAACCGCTACTTCTTCTTCGCGGCCGTCTTCTTCACCGCCTTCTTGGCGGTCGTCTTCGCGACCTTCTTCGTGCCGCCGCCACCCTGACCGCCGCCCGGATCACCTTGCTTGCTTGCCATGCGTTGTCTCCTTTCGTGGGTTGACCGACCGTGGCGACCCACGCAGCTGCGCGAGTGCCGTCAAGCGGGCCTGGATGTCGGGACGCCGTTCGTACCCGCGGTACGCATCGTCGCCCCAACGTGCCTGCAGCGCGGCGCGACTGGCCTCCGCGTGGGCCGCGTCATCCTGGGCCTGCGAGCTGTTGCCTGCCGATTGCCTCGCGCGTGCCATCACCAGCCACGCACGCCATGCCGATTCCTGCTGTCCGCCCGCCGCGAAGACAGGCTGCGCGGCCTGCGCGTCGGCGAGCGCGCCCGCGGCATCACCGGCGGCCATGCGCACCTCGGCCGACGCGAGCAGCGCCGTCGACACGAGGCGCGGCACCTTCAGGGTCCGGGCGGTGGCGACGGCCTCCCCGACGAGCGCGATCGCCTTCTCCCGGGCGCCCGACATCACCTCGACGGTCGCGAGCGTCTGCCTGGCCTGGAGCGCGGCTTCCTTGTAGTCGGGTTCCGACAGGGCGAGCGCCGCCGCGGCACGCGTCCTGGCGACGCCGCGGTCGCCCAAGCTCAGGGCCATCTGCGCGCGGATCACCTCTACCCAGGCCAGCTGCGACTTGAATCCGGCCTCGGGCTCGGCGGCGATGTCGTGCGCTTCGTCGAGCGAGGCGCGCGCCTCGTCATACCGGCCCAGCGCCGACAGCGAAGAAGCACGATTGATCTGGTCCCACCCCATGGCGATGCGCGCGCCGGTCGACCTGTTGATGCGGTAGCTCTCGGCGAAGTGGGGCAGGGCCTCGGCGTACTGCTCCTGGTTGTCGCCGAGCAGCACCCCGATGCTGGAATGCGCGGCCGCCAGTCGTGCCGGGTCGCCTGACTGCCTGGCCAGCGCCAACTGCTCGCTGAAGGCCTTCATCGCGACCGCGTAGTCACCCTTGTCCACGTAGGCCCGCCCCAGCAGGATCAGGGCGTTGGACGTCTCGGTGCGGTAGCCCGCCGGCTGGAAGAACTTCAGCGCCGCCGTGAGGTGGGCGATCGCCTCGTCGAGGGCACCGTCCTGCGTGCTCAGGCTGCCGAGCGCGAGGCGGGCGCGCGCTTCGAGGCGCGGCGCCTTGTCCTCACGGGCCAGATCCAGCGCCTGCTGCAGGTAGCCGCGCGTCTCGACGAACTCGCCACGCGCCAGCAGCGTGTATCCGAGGTCGATCAGGCCGTTGGTGGCCAGCGAGCGGCTGTTGAGGCGCTGCGCCGCCTGGACGGCGTCGGCGGCGATCGTCTTGGCTCGGGTGCTGTCACCGGCCGCGTAGTACACGTTGCTCAGTTGCAGCGACGTCCGGATGGCCTGGTACTCACTGGACGACGCGCGCGAGATCGCCAGCGACTGCTCGAGGGCGGCCCTGGCCTCGGGCACGCGCCGGAGCCGGGCCAGCAGCGTGCCCTTCTGGTAGTACACCTCGGCCAGGCCTTCCTGACTCGACATCGCCCGGTAGATGTCCTCCGCCTTCGAGAAGGCCGTCTCGGCTTCCTTCACCTGCTGGCGACGGCCGTAGAGGATGCCCGATCGCAGGAACGCGGTGCCAGCCTGCGGATCGAGCCGGCTCGCCGTGGCGTACGCGTCGATCGCGCGATCGAGATCCTCGTTGCGCTCATGGGCGCGGCCGAGGTCGACGTAGGCGGCCGACTTGTCCGCGTCGGCGGCCGTGTCGGCGATCAGCGCGTACTTGTCGACCGCCGTCCTGAGGTCCCGGCTCAGCGTGGCCGCGACCGCGTCCACGTACGTCGACTCGGTGACCGAGAGCGCCGAGCGATCGGGCACCAGCGCCATGGCCTGCAGCAGGTCGTCGCGGGCCCGGTCGGTGAGGCCCATCTCCGTGTACGCCTCGGCCCGCCGCACCCGCGCCATGGCGAAGGCCCCGTCGAGGGCCAGGGCGCGCTCGAGTGCCTTGCTCGCCTGGAAGTACGCGCCCTCGCGCATCGCCGTGGTGCCGCGGTCGTACCACACGACGGCCTCGGGAGGAGGCTGGTGACGGGTCGACCGCAGCAGCCCGGATCCGAACCACGCCGCGCCGAGCAGGGCGACGGTCGACGTCGCCACCAGCGTCCAGAATCGGACGGACCTGCCGCCCACGGGCACGGGCGCCGGGCCGGTCACGGTCGGCGGCAGCGTCGCCCCGGCGAGCGAGTGCTCGAGTCCGCGCAGATCGTCGTGGAGCAGCCGCGCCGACTGGTAGCGCGCCGACGCATCCCTGGCCATCGCCTTCGCGATGATCGCGTCCAGCGCCGGCGGCATCGCCGTGTTGACCTCGGAGGGTGGCGGCGGCGTGACGCTCATCACCCGCATCGCCACGTCCACCAGCGTGCCGCCGCCGAAGGCCGCCCGGCCGGTGGCGCACTCGTAGAGCGTGGCGCCGAGCGCGTAGATGTCGGCGCGCGCGTCGATGTCCAGGCCGCGCAACTGCTCCGGCGACATGAAGGCCGGCGTGCCGAGCACGGTGCCGGCCAGCGTGAGGCGCTCGCTGGTCTGCGTGTCGGCCAGGTCGGCCGGCGCCAGTTTCGCCAACCCGAAGTCCAGGATCTTCAGCTGGCCGCGTGGCGTGACGATGATGTTCTGGGGCTTGATGTCGCGGTGAATCACGCCGGCGGCGTGCGCCGCTTCCAGGGCCTGGGTCGCCTGGATGCCGATGTCCAGCACGTCGGCGGGCGAGAGTGGCTGGCGGGCGATGCGCTCGGCCAGCGTCTCGCCTTCGACGTACTGCATGACGACGAAGACGCAGCCGTCCTCTTCGCCGATCTCGTGGATGGCGCAGATGTTGGGGTGATCGAGCGCCGCGGCGGCCCTGGCCTCGTTGATCAGCCGTCGACGTGCCACCTCGCTGCCGACGTTGGTGTCGGGCAGCATCTTGATGGCGACCTTGCGGCCGAGCGTGGTGTCTTCCGCAAGAAAGACCTCACCCATCCCGCCCGACCCCAACTTCCGGACGATGCGATAGTGGCTGATCTCCGACCGTACCAAGAGCCGCATCTTAAGCCCTGCCTTTGCAGCGGCAAAGCGGAAGATTGCCTGGCGCTCCCGGCGCGCCCATCGTCGACCAGAGGTTCGCGCCGCCGTCGGGCGCGCCTGGGATGTTGCTGGTCACGCGGCTGTCCACCCAGGACGACCGTCATCGCGTCCGCTTGCCCGACTGACGCGTCCTGCGCGCTGCAGTACACTGCGTCCCCATGCGTGCGGCCGTGTCCGTCCTGTGCCTCTGCGCCCTCGTCCTGCTGCAGGCCTCTCCGGCGTCGGCGCAGTTGACTGCCGCCAGTGACGCGGCCGTCGTCTACGGGCATCACCACGTCAATGCGACGAGCGTGGCGGCGCACACGGCGTTCCTGGTCGACGGCCTCGGCGGCGTGCCCGTCACCATCGCCGGCCGGCAGGTGGTCACGTTCCCCAACGTGCTCGTCTTCCTGCGTGAGCAGGTGCCGACCGGTGGCTCGGTCGGGACCACGGCCGATCACCTCGGCTTGTCGGTTCCAGACCTGCGCCCGGTGATCGCGCGGCTCAAGGCCGCCGGTCACCGGATGATCACCCGCGAGGCGGTGCCCGCCGAGTGGACCGTGACCGACGACATGGCGACCAACCCGGCGGGCGGCGCCCCGATCGCCTTCGTGCTCGGCCCCGACGATCTCAAGGTGGAACTCGTCCAGGTCAGCGGGCAGGTTGCGCCCGTCGCGCTGAATCACGTCCACTTCTTCGGGCCGGATCGCGAGGCGATGCAGGCCTGGTATGTGAAGGTCCTGGGCGCGAGCGCCGCTGCCCCGGCGGCCGGCAACCGGTTCCTGCGGGCGACGCTGCCGGGTGTGGGATTGAACTTCACCGCGTCGCCGCGACCGGTGGTCGCCACGAAGGGCCGGGTGGTGGACCACGTCGGGTTCGAGGTGCACGACCTGCCGGCGTTCCTGCGCAGGCTGCAGGGACTCGGCATCGTGGCCGAGAACGTCCGCAAGGTGCCCGAGCTCGGCATCGACATCGCGTTCATCACCGATCCCTGGGGCACGCTGATCGAGCTGACCGAGGGACTCGACGCGATCCGCTGATGACCGCCCCTGGCCTCGACGAGGTCTTCGCGCGCATCCCCGAAGGCTGGTTCGAGATGGGCAGCGACGATGGCCCGGCCGAGGAGGCGCCGGTACACCGTGTGTGGGTGGCCGCCTTCGCCCTCGCGGTGTATCCGGTGACGTGCCGGGCCTACGCGCAGTTCCTCGACGCGACCGGCCACGAGCGCCCTCGCGAGTGGTCGCTGTTCTCCACGATCCCCGATCGTCCCGTCGTCGGCGTGAGTTGGCTCGACTGCCAGGCGTACTGCCGTTGGCGTGCCGCGGCAGGCACGCCGGTGCGGCTGCCGACCGAGGCGGAGTGGGAACGTGCCGCGCGAGGCGGCATCGACGGGCAGCGGTATCCATGGGGCGAGGCCATTCCTGGGTGGATGCCGCAGGGAGGTCGTGGTCCACTCGACGGTCCATGGCCGGTGACGCTGGGGGAGCCGAACCCGTTCGGGCTGTACGGCATCGCGGCCAACGTGCACGAGTGGTGCGCGGACTGGTACGCGTCCGATTACTATCGCGCCTCCCCGTCACGCCAGCCACTCGGGCCGGACGCCGGCGTCCGCCGCGCGTCGCGTGGCGGGTCGTGGCGGCACGCGGTCACCATCAGCCGCTGCGCCGCGCGTAGCCGGCTCGATCCGTCCTACCGCTACACCGACTACGGCTTCAGGGTGGCGCTGGCCCAGCCGTGAGCGCCCTCTTGCGGGAGAAGGCAGTACAGTCGGAGGCACCATGACCACATCGCCCGATGCCGTCCGCGCCCACCTGGTCCGCCTGCTCGAGTGGGAGGACGCGCACGTCTCGCTCGAGCAGGCCGTCGCCGGGCTGCCTGCCGATCGACGCGGTGCCCGCGTTGCCGGCTTCCCGCACTCGCCATGGGAGTTGCTGGAGCACATCCGTATCGCGCAAGCCGACATCCTCGAGTACTGCACCAGCCCGACCTACGTGCACACGCGGCGCTGGCCCGAGGACTACTGGCCGGCGGCCGCGGCGCCGCCGTCCGATGCGGCGTGGGCCGACACGCTCGAGCGCTGTCGGGCTGACCGCAGGGCGTTGCAGGCCCTGGCCACGACCGTCGAGGATCTCGGCCGCCCGGTGCCCACCGGCGCCCCGGACCACACGTACCTCCGCGCCTTCCTGCTGGCGGCCGACCATGCCGCGTACCACGTCGGCCAGCTGGTGGCCGTGCGGCGCGCGCTTGGCGCGTGGCCGACCTGACACGGCGAACGACCAGCGACCTGTCCGCCCGTCGCGCGAGTGTGCGCCCCCCGTGGAATCCCGGTCCCTCGACCGCGTGGTTCTCCCGTGACCGGGCGGGTGCTTGCGCGGATGTGCCCGTGGGCCGCGCGCCGTACGCTCCGATCACCGGGAGTCACCACCCGGGAGCGGCAGCCGAACTGGCTGCCGTCTCCCAGCAGGTAGACCAGTAAGGAGTGTCATGCGTATCGATTCCGCCCGACGCCGTTCGGTGAGCAGTCCCGCGCCTGCCCTTGCCTGCGCGTGTGTGGCGCTGGTGGCCGTTGCCGCCTGCGGGCGCGCCGACACCGCATCGCCGGCGCCCGTCACCTCGACGTCCACGCCGCCCGCCGCGTCCCCCGCGCCTGCCGCTCCCGCTGCAACGGCGCGGACGGTGCCGGACCTTGACGATCCGCGGTTCTGGCGCAAGACCGCCGATGGCAAGGTGATCGTGACGCCGGACAACTTCGTGCGCGCCGAGTCCGACGTCTACATGGCCGCGCAGGTCAAGGACGGCGCGTTCGGGCACTTCAAGCACACGCGCGAGCCTGCGCCCGTCGACCGGCAACTGATCGTGCGGCTCAACCGCGACACGATCTACTCGTCGGCGGTGTTCGACCTCGAGGCCGGTCCGGTCACCATCACCTTGCCTGATCCGGGGACGCGCTTCCAGTCGGCACTGGTCATCAACCAGGACCATTACAACCCGCAGGTCGCCTACGGCGGCGGTGCGCTCACCCTGACGAAGGAAACCGTGGGCACCCGCTATGCGATGGTCGGCATCCGCATCCTGGCCGACCCTGCCGACCCGGCGGACATGAAGGCGGCCAACGCGCTGCAGGACGCCATCACCGTCAGCCAGCCTGGTGGCCCGGGCACGTTCGAGGTGCCGCAGTGGGATCCGGTCAGCCAGAAGAAGGTCCGCGAGGCGCTGATCGCGTTGTCCAGCACCATCCCGGACCTGCGCTACGCCGCCGGTCCGAACAAGGAGGCTGTCGACCCGGTGCGTCGCATCGCGGCCGCGGCGTCGGGCTGGGGACTCAACCCGGACAAGGACGCGGTGTACCTGAACGTGTTCCCGGAGAAGAACGACGGCAGGACGCCCTACCGGCTGACGGTCAAGGACGTGCCCGTGGACGCCTTCTGGTCGGTGACCGCCTACACCGCCGAGGGCTACTTCAACCGCAACGACCTGAACGCCTACGCCATCAACAGCATCACCGGCAAGAAAAGCGAGGACGGCGCCATCACGATCCAGTTCGGCAACTGCTCGAAGTCGACGCCGAACTGCCTCCCGGTGCGCCAGGGGTGGAACTACATGGTTCGTCTCTACCGGCCCCGGCAGGCGATCCTCGACGGCACGTGGTCCTTTCCATCCGCCGCACCCATGTCCTGAACGCGCCACCCTGAGTCATCGTATCCCGTCGCCCGCACGAGTTGGAAAGCACAGCGGCAGCGTCGTGCGTCATGCTGCAACCCGCCCGTCAACGATACACATGGGGGAGGGGCGTCGTGGCGTTTCTCGCCATTCGTCGCCCAAATGTCGATGGCAGTGTCCTTGCGACCTCCACTGGGATTGCGGCGGGCCGGATGGGCCGGATCGCTTTGCTCAGCTTGGAGAGACGACATGGCCAACGACATCAACCGTCGAGACGATAGCGCGACCGAAGAACTGTCTGCATTCGGCGAACGCGTGAAGGGTGCTGCCAAGGATGCGGTGGGGTCGGTGACGGGCAACCCCAGCCTCGAGCGTCAAGGTGAGTTGGAGAATGCCGAGGGTCGGGCCCGACAAGCCCGCAACGACGTCTTCGATGAGACCGACGGCGTGCCCAACCGGACCGTCACCAGCGGCACTGGCTACACGACCACAGGGACCAGCGGTACCGGCACCGTCGGCGAGGAAGTGTCGGCGACCGCCCAGCGGGTGAAGGGCGCGGCCAAGGACGCCACCGGGTCGCTGCTCGGTCTGGACCGCATGGAACGGGAAGGCGAGGCCGAGAACGCGATGGGACGGGCCCGCCAGCAGAGCAACGACGCGGTCGGCAGCCCGTCGACGGCACGCACGTCAGCCGTGACGCGCCCGCTCGTCACCGGCCTCTACAACACGCCCGAGCAGGCAAGCCGCGCGTACGACCACCTGACCACCACGCACGGCTACAAGGCCGACGACATCGACGTGCTGATGTCGGACGAGACCCGCAAGCGCAACTTCAGTGGCGCCGAGCCCGGCAAGGAACTCGAGCAGGGCAGCAAGGCCGCTGAAGGCGCCGGCATCGGCGGTGCCACCGGCATGGGCATCGGCGCGGCGCTGGGCGCGCTGCTCGCGGCGGCCTCGGCCGTCGCCATTCCCGGCCTCGGGCTGGTCGTTGCCGGACCCATCGCGGGCGCACTCGCGGGCGCTGGCGCCGGCGGCGCGGCAGGCTCGCTGCTCGGCGCGCTGATCGGCGCGGGCATTCCCGAGGAGCGCGCGCAGGTCTACGACCGCGGCATTCGTGAGGGCGGCATCGTGCTGGGCACGCGGGCCCGCGACGAGGCCCATGCCGCGGAGCTCGAGCGCGAGTTCACCACGCACGGCGGACGCGACATCGTCCGATAGCTCATGCCGCGCCGGTCTCCCGTGCGAGGCCGGCGCATCGACGTGGGTCCATGGCAATCAGCACGCGGGACGCCCAGACGCGAAGGCGGCAGGGTTCCTCAGGCCTGGGGTTCAACGGCGGGCCGGACGGCCGACGATCGGCCAGGGCAGCACCCGGGGCGCCACGCTGCTCAGGACCGCCAGCAGGACGATGGCCGTCAGGCCGTGCCAGACGACGATGGTGATGGTGAATGCGTGCGGGCGCGTGACGCACGCTTCCAGGTTGGCGGCGCCCAGGGCCGCCAACGCCGCCAGCGCGCCGGTGGTGCGTGCCGAGAGCGCCGCGCCACGTCGCAGCATCGTCATGGCGACGCCCCACAACGCCACGCCACCGACGGCGATCGAGATGACGCACGGCCAGTCGGTCTCGGCGCCCACGCCCAGGCTGCCGAGGCGATGGAGATCGCCGATGCAGCCGAGGGCGAGCAGCAGGATCGCCACCGCCGCCGGCACGAGTGGGACGGCGAGCCACTTGCGGTTCCTGCCCGGTACGACCGACGCGAACGCGGCGACGGCGGCACTGGCGGCCATGACGACGACCGTGGCCTGCTGCGCGACGTAGAGCGGCTCGGCCGTGACGGCGGCGTGGCCATGCCGCGAGACGGCGAGCGCGGCCATGCCGCCGACGTAGGCGGCAGCGCCGAGCAGCCACCCCGCGGCGCGTCGTGCCGGGGGCGCGAGCGGCGTGACGGGGGCCAGGTCGTCGCCCAGCCGCTGGATCAGTTCATCGGTGTTCATCGTCTGCCTGTGCCGCGCCGAGCAGGCGTCGGAGCGAGTGCATGGCGCGGTGGGTCGCCACCTTCAGTGCGCCGACGCTGGCGCCTGTTGCCGCCGCCGCCTCCTTCAGCGACAGCTCCTGCAGCTTCAGCAGCTCGATGGCCTGCCGCTGGCCGGCCGGCAGGTGACCAATCGCGGCCTGCAGGGCCTCGAGATCACCGACTCCGTCATCTACGGGGTTCGCCGAGACGTCGTCCAAGGTTACGCCGACGTCGCCGGCGCGCACCTCGCGCGCATGGCCCGAGTGGCGGCGGGCGGCATCGGCAAGCCGGTATCGCGCAATCACCAGCACCCAGGGCATGAACGGCCGCGACACGTCGTAGGTCGCCAGCGACCCGTGCAGCGACAGGAGGACGTCCTGCACCAGATCCTCTACGTCTGCCTCGTCGAGGAAGCGCCGCTGCGCCCGGATGAAGCGCCGCAGCCGCGGCGTGACGGCCGACAGCACGGCGACGTACGCCGCCTTGTCGCCCGCCTGGACGTCGCGCATCAGCAACCGCAACTGCTGGTCGAACAGGTCGGTGTCGCCCATCCCCAGCGGGATCGTAACCTTTCAGCGTCCTGCCCCGAACTCCTCTTCTGACGGCTCTGATCGTCATCGCGGCGCCCTGACGGCGCCGGATCATCTCCGAGGAGTGCACATGAACACCCGCTACATCGTCGCCACCGCCTTCGCCACTGCGATTGCCGCCCCCGCTCTCCTGTCGGCCCAGAAGCACGTCGACGCCCCGAGCTTCAAGGCCGAGAAGTGCTACGGCGTGGCCAAGGCCGGCAAGAACGACTGCGCCTCGATGGGCAACAACTCCTGCGGCGGCAGCTCGAAGCGCGACGCCGACCCGAAGGCATGGATTTTCGTGCCCGAAGGCTACTGCGAACGCATCGTCGGCGGCAGCAAGACGCCGAAGTAGGCAAGACGCAGGACGACGAGGCCACGTCATGCCATCGACCCATCGCACCCCGACGCGCGCCGGCGTCGGCCTGAGATTGCCGCACCTCGAAGAGGCGGTGGCCACCCGTCCGGCGGTGGGTTGGCTGGAGGTTCACCCGGAGAACTTCCTGGCCAACCCGCACGCCACCGAGCTGCTGCTGGACCTGGCACGCACCTATCCGATTTCCGTGCACACCGTCGGCGTGTCGGTCGGCAGCGCGACCGGGGTCGACCGGCAGCACCTGCGACGTGTTCGTGCCTTCGTCGAACGGGTCGAGCCGGTGCTGCTTTCAGGTCACCTCGCGTGGTCCACACACGGCACCG from Luteitalea sp. TBR-22 includes:
- a CDS encoding S41 family peptidase, with the translated sequence MAEVEIGKRRALMDIARARNGRRTEQDLDTFLERAEKRAGLSREERLRIVEQALLVMEMNYVHLPMKRAIHAIDPIQQLKLLRFQLAEWNASLEPTIDFHRRMLSIFGSTRDLHTLYLLPQPFRDCTAFLPFLIEQCFDRSGEHFIVTRTALRDEDARCQSEDGREARFERGVEVLAWNGVPIARAIEINGESQAGSNPDARFARGLDNLTIRPLNSTLPPDEMWVDIVFRANNGVVATHRSSWLVHTTRDTGDDAAWSSSKRTALDVKRTRILEVKKDLYPRADAETLGSIEDVLYAVKKTVRGQALGYIRIFSFDVEDARRFRTAFARLITRDGFPQDGLVIDVRGNPGGNIRAAESLLQLLTPNTIEPESFEFLNTPLNFQICKFAPDDWNLERWLPSIGDSVMTGATYSAGFPLTLEPLCNGVGQVYYGPVVLITDALSYSATDIFAAGFQDNEVGPVLGTSGNTGAGGANFWSLDDLLRAQEQAPTSPFRKLPRGAELIVAMRRSVRVGLRAGSPLEEFGVLPDVLHYMTRRDILSDNVDLLSRAARLIRQRPSYRLSVTPVGGNGARRVLVTAASTVPTSRDSRRIARVDLYVDGRPVPSIDAVDGAVAPTEVEIAGPGRSRHAFEAQAWDGAGKLVAVCRASIR
- a CDS encoding serine/threonine-protein kinase — its product is MRLLVRSEISHYRIVRKLGSGGMGEVFLAEDTTLGRKVAIKMLPDTNVGSEVARRRLINEARAAAALDHPNICAIHEIGEEDGCVFVVMQYVEGETLAERIARQPLSPADVLDIGIQATQALEAAHAAGVIHRDIKPQNIIVTPRGQLKILDFGLAKLAPADLADTQTSERLTLAGTVLGTPAFMSPEQLRGLDIDARADIYALGATLYECATGRAAFGGGTLVDVAMRVMSVTPPPPSEVNTAMPPALDAIIAKAMARDASARYQSARLLHDDLRGLEHSLAGATLPPTVTGPAPVPVGGRSVRFWTLVATSTVALLGAAWFGSGLLRSTRHQPPPEAVVWYDRGTTAMREGAYFQASKALERALALDGAFAMARVRRAEAYTEMGLTDRARDDLLQAMALVPDRSALSVTESTYVDAVAATLSRDLRTAVDKYALIADTAADADKSAAYVDLGRAHERNEDLDRAIDAYATASRLDPQAGTAFLRSGILYGRRQQVKEAETAFSKAEDIYRAMSSQEGLAEVYYQKGTLLARLRRVPEARAALEQSLAISRASSSEYQAIRTSLQLSNVYYAAGDSTRAKTIAADAVQAAQRLNSRSLATNGLIDLGYTLLARGEFVETRGYLQQALDLAREDKAPRLEARARLALGSLSTQDGALDEAIAHLTAALKFFQPAGYRTETSNALILLGRAYVDKGDYAVAMKAFSEQLALARQSGDPARLAAAHSSIGVLLGDNQEQYAEALPHFAESYRINRSTGARIAMGWDQINRASSLSALGRYDEARASLDEAHDIAAEPEAGFKSQLAWVEVIRAQMALSLGDRGVARTRAAAALALSEPDYKEAALQARQTLATVEVMSGAREKAIALVGEAVATARTLKVPRLVSTALLASAEVRMAAGDAAGALADAQAAQPVFAAGGQQESAWRAWLVMARARQSAGNSSQAQDDAAHAEASRAALQARWGDDAYRGYERRPDIQARLTALAQLRGSPRSVNPRKETTHGKQAR
- a CDS encoding VOC family protein, with protein sequence MRAAVSVLCLCALVLLQASPASAQLTAASDAAVVYGHHHVNATSVAAHTAFLVDGLGGVPVTIAGRQVVTFPNVLVFLREQVPTGGSVGTTADHLGLSVPDLRPVIARLKAAGHRMITREAVPAEWTVTDDMATNPAGGAPIAFVLGPDDLKVELVQVSGQVAPVALNHVHFFGPDREAMQAWYVKVLGASAAAPAAGNRFLRATLPGVGLNFTASPRPVVATKGRVVDHVGFEVHDLPAFLRRLQGLGIVAENVRKVPELGIDIAFITDPWGTLIELTEGLDAIR
- a CDS encoding SUMF1/EgtB/PvdO family nonheme iron enzyme, whose amino-acid sequence is MTAPGLDEVFARIPEGWFEMGSDDGPAEEAPVHRVWVAAFALAVYPVTCRAYAQFLDATGHERPREWSLFSTIPDRPVVGVSWLDCQAYCRWRAAAGTPVRLPTEAEWERAARGGIDGQRYPWGEAIPGWMPQGGRGPLDGPWPVTLGEPNPFGLYGIAANVHEWCADWYASDYYRASPSRQPLGPDAGVRRASRGGSWRHAVTISRCAARSRLDPSYRYTDYGFRVALAQP
- a CDS encoding DinB family protein, with translation MTTSPDAVRAHLVRLLEWEDAHVSLEQAVAGLPADRRGARVAGFPHSPWELLEHIRIAQADILEYCTSPTYVHTRRWPEDYWPAAAAPPSDAAWADTLERCRADRRALQALATTVEDLGRPVPTGAPDHTYLRAFLLAADHAAYHVGQLVAVRRALGAWPT
- a CDS encoding DUF1214 domain-containing protein, giving the protein MRIDSARRRSVSSPAPALACACVALVAVAACGRADTASPAPVTSTSTPPAASPAPAAPAATARTVPDLDDPRFWRKTADGKVIVTPDNFVRAESDVYMAAQVKDGAFGHFKHTREPAPVDRQLIVRLNRDTIYSSAVFDLEAGPVTITLPDPGTRFQSALVINQDHYNPQVAYGGGALTLTKETVGTRYAMVGIRILADPADPADMKAANALQDAITVSQPGGPGTFEVPQWDPVSQKKVREALIALSSTIPDLRYAAGPNKEAVDPVRRIAAAASGWGLNPDKDAVYLNVFPEKNDGRTPYRLTVKDVPVDAFWSVTAYTAEGYFNRNDLNAYAINSITGKKSEDGAITIQFGNCSKSTPNCLPVRQGWNYMVRLYRPRQAILDGTWSFPSAAPMS
- a CDS encoding CsbD family protein, with the translated sequence MANDINRRDDSATEELSAFGERVKGAAKDAVGSVTGNPSLERQGELENAEGRARQARNDVFDETDGVPNRTVTSGTGYTTTGTSGTGTVGEEVSATAQRVKGAAKDATGSLLGLDRMEREGEAENAMGRARQQSNDAVGSPSTARTSAVTRPLVTGLYNTPEQASRAYDHLTTTHGYKADDIDVLMSDETRKRNFSGAEPGKELEQGSKAAEGAGIGGATGMGIGAALGALLAAASAVAIPGLGLVVAGPIAGALAGAGAGGAAGSLLGALIGAGIPEERAQVYDRGIREGGIVLGTRARDEAHAAELEREFTTHGGRDIVR
- a CDS encoding NrsF family protein, producing the protein MNTDELIQRLGDDLAPVTPLAPPARRAAGWLLGAAAYVGGMAALAVSRHGHAAVTAEPLYVAQQATVVVMAASAAVAAFASVVPGRNRKWLAVPLVPAAVAILLLALGCIGDLHRLGSLGVGAETDWPCVISIAVGGVALWGVAMTMLRRGAALSARTTGALAALAALGAANLEACVTRPHAFTITIVVWHGLTAIVLLAVLSSVAPRVLPWPIVGRPARR